One region of Halomicrobium sp. LC1Hm genomic DNA includes:
- a CDS encoding DUF63 family protein, translated as MQILPTSFALPPLPYLVVLLGGAGLVTALLSAAEPEIDQRAVVSLLPWMAIGGAFHAFEQLGLYPPLYEPLFGTPAVYLTTFLLTGGVWLALQAVGIVRGNEDTVVRNLGLVGTAIFVVLVVVRIWQSIAQPTFSPVWPAVSLIVALVVTALVVLAISLWRTPVFVRTRYAGPVVVFAHALDGVSTAVGADVVGASEQSPLPRLIMEFAGQLPTADLLGVGWLFLLVKLVIAAAIVVSFNRYLADEPAEGALVFSLIAAVGMGPATNNLFLFLAPAF; from the coding sequence ATGCAGATCCTACCGACGAGCTTCGCGCTGCCGCCGCTCCCGTATCTCGTCGTCCTGCTCGGTGGGGCCGGGCTGGTGACGGCACTGCTCTCGGCCGCGGAACCCGAGATCGACCAGCGGGCAGTGGTGTCCTTGCTGCCGTGGATGGCCATCGGCGGTGCCTTCCACGCCTTCGAGCAGCTTGGGCTGTACCCGCCCCTGTACGAACCGCTGTTCGGGACGCCAGCAGTGTACCTGACGACCTTCCTCCTGACCGGCGGCGTCTGGCTCGCTCTCCAGGCCGTCGGCATCGTCCGGGGCAACGAAGACACCGTCGTCCGAAATCTCGGGCTGGTCGGGACGGCGATCTTCGTCGTGCTGGTCGTCGTCCGCATCTGGCAGTCGATCGCACAGCCGACGTTCTCGCCGGTGTGGCCGGCGGTGTCGCTGATCGTCGCGCTGGTGGTGACGGCGCTCGTGGTGCTGGCGATTAGCCTGTGGCGCACGCCCGTGTTCGTCCGGACGCGGTACGCGGGTCCGGTCGTCGTCTTCGCCCACGCGCTCGACGGCGTCTCGACGGCGGTCGGTGCCGACGTAGTCGGGGCCAGCGAACAGTCGCCGCTCCCGCGTCTGATCATGGAGTTCGCCGGCCAGCTCCCGACGGCCGACCTGCTCGGGGTCGGGTGGCTGTTCCTGCTGGTGAAGCTGGTGATCGCGGCCGCGATCGTCGTCTCGTTCAATCGCTATCTGGCTGACGAGCCCGCCGAGGGCGCGCTCGTGTTCTCGCTCATCGCCGCGGTCGGAATGGGGCCGGCCACCAACAATCTGTTCCTGTTCCTGGCACCGGCGTTCTGA
- the deoC gene encoding deoxyribose-phosphate aldolase, protein MDSVPERIEHTVLGPTTRWADVQAVLDDATEHGLRACIPPCYVARADEYADVALSTVVNFPHGQGATDAVAAAAKQAWDDGADEIDMVCNVGQLKAGADAAVTETIAEVVATVPVPVKVIVEAPLLTDAEKHRAGEIVAEADAEFCKTATGFSDGGATVADVALLSQYRPVKASGGVGSWERAKAMFDAGAERIGASSGVTIAEEWRAAEGGASDQ, encoded by the coding sequence ATGGACTCCGTCCCCGAACGCATCGAACACACGGTGCTGGGACCGACGACGCGGTGGGCCGACGTACAGGCAGTGCTCGACGACGCGACCGAACACGGACTGCGAGCCTGCATCCCACCGTGTTACGTCGCACGGGCCGACGAGTACGCGGACGTGGCGCTCAGCACGGTCGTGAACTTTCCCCATGGCCAGGGCGCGACCGACGCCGTCGCGGCGGCGGCCAAACAGGCGTGGGACGACGGTGCCGACGAGATCGACATGGTCTGTAACGTCGGCCAGCTGAAGGCCGGTGCCGACGCGGCCGTCACCGAGACGATCGCGGAAGTGGTCGCGACCGTGCCGGTCCCGGTGAAGGTGATCGTCGAGGCCCCGCTGTTGACCGACGCCGAGAAGCACCGCGCCGGTGAGATCGTCGCGGAGGCCGATGCCGAGTTCTGCAAGACGGCGACGGGCTTCTCCGACGGTGGCGCGACGGTCGCTGACGTGGCGCTGTTGAGCCAGTACCGGCCGGTCAAGGCCAGTGGCGGCGTCGGCTCGTGGGAGCGAGCGAAGGCCATGTTCGACGCCGGGGCCGAGCGCATCGGCGCGTCGAGTGGCGTGACGATCGCCGAGGAGTGGCGGGCCGCCGAGGGCGGTGCGAGCGACCAGTGA
- a CDS encoding SDR family NAD(P)-dependent oxidoreductase, translating into MTVLDRFRLDGQTAVVTGGNRGIGRAIAQALAEAGADVAIGNRDAESGRRAAEEIEAATDATVRAYEADVTDEAAVEALVEATVEAFGGLDVLVNNAGITVHAPAEEMTVEQFQRVVDVNLTGTFRCAKHAGRAMLDAADQSDESARGGVGSIVNLSSMSARVANYPQHQVAYNATKGAVDSFTRQLASEWADDGIRVNAVAPGYVRTDPVDEALREDPELEALWEEEMLLDEMARPEDIAPLVVYLASEASWYVTGSSVLIDGGYTVR; encoded by the coding sequence GTGACCGTCCTCGATCGCTTTCGCCTCGACGGACAGACGGCGGTCGTCACCGGCGGCAACCGCGGGATCGGCCGAGCGATCGCGCAGGCGCTGGCAGAAGCCGGAGCCGACGTGGCGATCGGCAACCGCGACGCCGAGAGCGGCCGGCGGGCGGCCGAGGAGATCGAAGCCGCGACCGACGCGACCGTGCGAGCCTACGAGGCCGACGTGACCGACGAGGCGGCGGTCGAGGCACTGGTCGAGGCGACGGTCGAGGCGTTCGGCGGACTGGACGTGCTCGTGAACAACGCCGGCATCACCGTCCACGCGCCCGCCGAGGAGATGACCGTCGAGCAGTTCCAGCGCGTCGTCGACGTGAACCTCACCGGGACCTTCCGCTGTGCGAAACACGCCGGCCGCGCGATGCTCGACGCCGCCGATCAGAGCGACGAGAGCGCCCGCGGCGGCGTCGGCTCGATCGTCAACCTCTCGTCGATGTCGGCCCGCGTCGCCAACTACCCCCAGCACCAGGTCGCGTACAACGCGACGAAGGGTGCCGTCGATTCGTTCACGCGACAGCTGGCCTCGGAGTGGGCCGACGACGGCATCCGCGTCAACGCCGTCGCACCGGGCTACGTCCGCACCGACCCCGTCGACGAGGCCCTGCGCGAGGACCCGGAACTGGAAGCACTGTGGGAGGAGGAGATGCTCCTCGACGAGATGGCCCGCCCCGAAGACATCGCACCGCTGGTGGTCTATCTCGCCAGCGAGGCCTCGTGGTACGTGACCGGTTCGTCGGTGCTGATCGACGGCGGCTACACGGTGCGGTGA
- a CDS encoding tRNA (N(6)-L-threonylcarbamoyladenosine(37)-C(2))-methylthiotransferase, which yields MAQYHIETYGCTSNRGETQEIEQALREGGHYPAEGPEEADVAILNTCTVLEKTERNMLRRAEELDAETPGDLVVTGCMALAQGEEFRAADVDAEVLHWDDVPQHVLNGECPTVTPDTETVLDGVVGILPIARGCMSDCSYCITKQATGRIESPSVEENVEKARALVHAGAKEIRITGQDTGVYGWDTNQGESLLPELLERICTEIDGDFRVRVGMANPKGVHGVREELARVFAEHDELYNFLHAPVQSGSDDVLADMRRQHAVGEYVEVVDTFDEHLDYWTLSTDFIVGFPSETESDFQQSMALLRETRPEKINVTRFSKRPGTDAAEMKGLGGQTKKDRSKAMSELKMDVTGDAYEEMVGEERRVLLTEDGTDESLVGYDEAYRQVVVVDARDRGLKVGDFVDCEITSHNTVYAFGEPI from the coding sequence ATGGCCCAGTATCACATCGAGACGTACGGGTGTACGTCGAACCGCGGCGAGACCCAGGAGATCGAGCAGGCCCTCCGAGAGGGTGGCCACTACCCCGCCGAGGGACCCGAGGAGGCCGACGTGGCGATCCTCAACACCTGTACCGTCCTCGAAAAGACCGAGCGGAACATGCTTCGACGGGCCGAGGAACTCGACGCCGAGACCCCCGGCGACCTGGTCGTCACCGGCTGTATGGCGCTGGCACAGGGCGAGGAGTTCCGCGCGGCCGACGTGGACGCCGAGGTCCTCCACTGGGACGACGTGCCCCAGCACGTCCTCAACGGCGAGTGCCCGACGGTCACGCCCGACACGGAGACCGTCCTCGACGGCGTCGTCGGCATCCTGCCGATCGCGCGTGGCTGTATGTCAGACTGTTCGTACTGTATCACCAAGCAGGCGACCGGCCGAATCGAGTCCCCGTCGGTCGAGGAAAACGTCGAGAAGGCCCGAGCGCTGGTGCATGCCGGTGCGAAGGAGATCCGCATCACGGGCCAGGACACCGGCGTCTACGGCTGGGACACGAACCAGGGCGAGAGCCTGCTGCCCGAGCTTTTGGAGCGGATCTGCACCGAGATCGACGGCGACTTCCGGGTCCGCGTGGGGATGGCTAACCCGAAGGGGGTCCACGGCGTCCGCGAGGAGCTGGCCCGCGTCTTCGCCGAACACGACGAGCTGTACAACTTCTTGCACGCGCCCGTCCAGAGCGGGAGCGACGACGTGCTCGCGGACATGCGCCGCCAGCACGCCGTGGGCGAGTACGTCGAGGTCGTCGACACCTTCGACGAGCACCTGGACTACTGGACGCTGTCGACGGACTTCATCGTCGGCTTCCCCAGCGAGACCGAGTCGGACTTCCAGCAGTCGATGGCGCTGCTGCGCGAGACCCGCCCGGAGAAGATCAACGTCACGCGCTTCTCGAAGCGTCCCGGCACCGACGCCGCCGAGATGAAGGGCCTCGGCGGCCAGACGAAGAAGGATCGATCGAAGGCCATGTCCGAGCTGAAGATGGACGTGACCGGCGACGCCTACGAGGAGATGGTCGGCGAGGAGCGACGCGTCCTCCTGACCGAAGACGGGACCGACGAGTCGCTGGTGGGCTACGACGAGGCGTACCGACAGGTCGTCGTCGTCGACGCCCGAGACCGTGGCCTCAAGGTCGGCGACTTCGTCGACTGTGAAATCACCAGCCACAACACCGTCTACGCCTTCGGCGAGCCGATCTAG
- a CDS encoding YIP1 family protein produces the protein MDVSLATLLVRPRAAFEAADERLSLVQPLVLVFLVGAGSIATAFPVYVALQRGLSSDIATVEFVIGAQTARLPLWFAIGTVGGILLVLVGWVVTTALLHGAARLAGGRGRFRQLLAFVGWSHAPYAVVYPLVALVAAWQLAATPGATLNGVLHGTSGVDGTMVTFNGRGLIDVSSISSVAVTLWIGYIWIGALDATYDLSRRRATAVAAVATVVMLVAIQLPV, from the coding sequence ATGGACGTTTCCCTCGCCACGCTGCTCGTCCGGCCGAGAGCGGCGTTCGAGGCGGCCGACGAGCGGCTCTCGCTGGTTCAGCCGCTCGTCCTCGTGTTCCTGGTCGGCGCGGGCAGCATCGCGACCGCGTTCCCGGTCTACGTCGCACTGCAACGGGGGCTCTCGTCCGACATCGCGACCGTCGAGTTCGTCATCGGTGCCCAGACCGCACGGCTGCCGCTGTGGTTCGCCATCGGCACCGTGGGCGGGATCCTCCTCGTCCTCGTCGGCTGGGTCGTGACGACGGCACTGCTGCACGGGGCCGCGCGTCTCGCGGGTGGCCGGGGACGGTTCAGGCAGTTGTTGGCCTTCGTCGGCTGGTCTCACGCCCCCTACGCCGTCGTCTACCCGCTCGTCGCGCTCGTCGCGGCCTGGCAGCTGGCGGCGACCCCCGGTGCGACGCTGAACGGCGTCCTCCACGGCACCAGCGGCGTCGACGGGACGATGGTGACGTTCAACGGCCGCGGACTGATCGACGTGAGCTCGATCTCCTCTGTGGCGGTGACGCTGTGGATCGGCTACATCTGGATCGGCGCGCTCGACGCGACCTACGACCTCTCGCGGCGTCGTGCGACGGCGGTCGCCGCGGTCGCGACGGTCGTGATGCTGGTGGCGATCCAGCTCCCGGTCTAG
- a CDS encoding ABC transporter permease yields the protein MIDSPLARFSPFLAFARNNLSRARARTILAMAGITIGVVAIASLGMFGATLEQSFMGTADDAIRTVGVGPGEDSEFGLLRREQVAEIERYAGNGDVYTLSRGRARVTGLQQTTSASLVSVSDPEVFVTAESGQIPRNWRSGVAIGNELAETLGVQPGDSVQVNGESRRVVAVLAESSRASFVSTGDAVVLPPGELGDGASQVLIRAETPQQAFAISDRIDENLNSERRSRYSVFDAESALERFNQQIGLIRTFLLAVGGISLLVASVSILNVMLMSTIERKEEIGVLRAVGYHRLDIVKLMLYEAALLGVVGSIFGVFISIGLGMVMNAQLLSDPLAFSGQALQYTVLGFLFGTGASFLSGLYPAWKAANARPVEALRD from the coding sequence ATGATTGACAGCCCGCTCGCGCGGTTCTCGCCGTTCCTGGCCTTCGCTCGGAACAACCTCTCGCGGGCACGCGCTCGGACGATCCTCGCGATGGCGGGGATCACTATCGGCGTGGTCGCGATCGCCTCGCTGGGGATGTTCGGTGCCACGCTCGAACAGTCGTTCATGGGGACGGCCGACGACGCGATCCGAACCGTCGGCGTCGGCCCCGGCGAAGACTCGGAGTTCGGGTTGCTCCGTCGAGAACAGGTCGCCGAGATCGAACGCTACGCCGGCAACGGCGATGTCTACACGCTTTCCCGTGGACGGGCGAGAGTGACCGGGTTACAGCAGACGACGAGCGCGTCGCTGGTGTCGGTCTCCGATCCAGAGGTGTTCGTCACCGCGGAATCGGGCCAGATCCCGCGGAACTGGCGTTCGGGTGTCGCGATCGGGAACGAACTGGCAGAGACGCTCGGAGTCCAACCCGGAGACAGCGTGCAGGTCAACGGCGAGAGCCGTCGGGTCGTCGCCGTGCTGGCCGAGTCAAGTCGCGCCTCGTTCGTCTCGACGGGCGATGCCGTCGTCCTGCCACCGGGTGAACTCGGTGACGGCGCGTCACAGGTTCTCATTCGCGCGGAGACGCCCCAGCAAGCGTTCGCCATCAGCGATCGGATCGACGAGAATCTCAACAGTGAGCGGCGCTCGCGATACAGCGTCTTCGACGCCGAGTCGGCCCTCGAACGGTTCAACCAGCAGATCGGCCTCATCCGGACGTTCCTGCTCGCGGTCGGGGGGATCTCGCTGCTGGTCGCGTCCGTGAGCATTCTCAACGTGATGCTCATGAGCACGATCGAGCGCAAAGAGGAGATCGGCGTCCTCCGGGCGGTCGGCTATCACCGCCTCGACATCGTCAAGCTGATGCTGTACGAAGCGGCGTTGCTGGGCGTCGTCGGCTCCATCTTCGGCGTGTTCATCAGTATCGGCCTGGGCATGGTGATGAACGCACAGTTGCTCTCGGACCCCCTCGCCTTCTCTGGGCAAGCCCTGCAGTACACGGTGCTTGGCTTCCTCTTCGGGACGGGTGCCAGCTTCCTCAGCGGCCTCTATCCGGCCTGGAAGGCGGCCAACGCCCGGCCGGTCGAGGCACTCCGGGACTGA